Proteins encoded in a region of the Zea mays cultivar B73 chromosome 2, Zm-B73-REFERENCE-NAM-5.0, whole genome shotgun sequence genome:
- the LOC100273802 gene encoding tRNA methyltransferase catalytic subunit TRM61, translated as MMVPLDPSDKPTSQRCIADGDTVVVYERHDAMRAVAVRAGGVLQNRFGVFRHDDWIGRPFGSKVFGTGCGGGGGKGGGKAGSGFVHLLAPTPELWTLVLSHRTQILYIADISFVVAYLELVPGCVVLESGTGSGSLTTSLARAVAPYGRVHTFDFHEQRAASAREDFEKNGLSSLITVNVRDIQGEGFPEEYCGAADAVFLDLPQPWLAIPSVGLMLKKDGVLCSFSPCIEQVQRACEAMKTCFTDIRTFEILLRTYEVRDVALKSLTSDEAYVGPLPQKRRMPTTPGENTDCPQRTSSILVRPCSSARGHTGYLTFARLCV; from the exons ATGATGGTCCCGCTCGATCCCTCGGACAAGCCCACCTCGCAACGTTGCATTGCGGACGGCGACACCGTCGTGGTGTACGAGCGCCACGATGCGATGCGCGCCGTCGCGGTTCGCGCCGGCGGTGTGCTCCAGAACCGGTTCGGTGTCTTCCGCCACGACGACTGGATCGGCCGCCCCTTCGGGTCCAAGGTATTCGGAACAGgttgcggcggcggcggaggcaagGGCGGAGGCAAGGCAGGCAGTGGGTTCGTGCACCTCCTGGCGCCGACCCCGGAGCTCTGGACTCTGGTGCTCAGCCACCGGACCCAGATCCTTTACATCGCTGACATCAGCTTCGTCGTGGCTTACCTCGAGCTTGTACCCGGTTGCGTTGTTCTCGAGTCCGGTACGGGCAGCGGATCGCTCACCACTTCGCTGGCACGCGCCGTCGCGCCGTATGGCCGTGTCCACACCTTCGATTTCCACGAGCAGAGGGCCGCCTCGGCAAG GGAAGACTTTGAGAAGAATGGCCTGAGCAGCCTCATCACAGTCAATGTGAGGGATATACAAGGTGAAGGGTTCCCAGAGGAATATTGTGGTGCTGCTGATGCTGTCTTCCTGGACTTGCCACAGCCTTGGCTTGCAATACCATCTGTCGGATTGATGCTAAAGAAAGACGGTGTTCTGTGCTCCTTTTCGCCTTGTATTGAGCAAGTGCAGCGTGCTTGTGAGGCCATGAAGACTTGTTTCACAG ATATTAGAACCTTTGAGATCCTTCTTCGCACGTATGAAGTACGAGACGTTGCTCTGAAGAGCCTCACCTCCGATGAGGCTTATGTGGGGCCTCTTCCGCAGAAAAGAAGAATGCCCACAACCCCAGGTGAAAACACGGACTGCCCACAAAGGACTTCCTCCATTTTGGTTAGGCCATGCAGCAGTGCTAGAGGGCACACGGGGTACTTAACCTTTGCAAGGCTTTGCGTGTGA